A segment of the Balaenoptera musculus isolate JJ_BM4_2016_0621 chromosome 9, mBalMus1.pri.v3, whole genome shotgun sequence genome:
CATGGCTGCTGCCAGTATGACTCAGCACAAGCTTCTTGGAGTCATATTTGGCAGTATCTTGTCAGGTGGAAACTATATATCCCAGAGGAATCGTCCACGTGCACAAGGAGACGTGTGGGGGGATTCttctgcagcattgtttgtagtaGCAAGCACGTATTTTGGCACACCAAATGTTTGTTAATAAAGAGTTGGATAAAGTGCTACATAAATAATGTCACTgacataaaagataaaaataccaaaaagtaCTATATATTACCTGTACATACATTTGTATCTCAGAATATTGGTTGCCTctgaagggaagagggagaatgaGATGGGTTGGGGggagtcaaaaaataaataaatggaactatatgcgtaatgttttaactttttcaaTCAAACCGAACAGCAGCAGTAAAAATGCCAAAATACTTAGATCTGTTCATTGCAAATAGTGGGCATTTGTTTCATTACTCTGTGTATTTCTCCCcttaaaatgtttgtttcataACTGCATAATctttaaaactgaataaataaaatacagtctcAGAGATCATCTTAATTATAGTGGCATATTGCATGCTTGCCTTTTCTAATGCATGCTTACCTTTTCTAGCACCAAGAAGAATGACACAGTATTATGCCTCATCTGAATGAAACATTTATCCCCATAGTTTTGCCAGTTTCTGGTTATATCTAccggaattttttttaagtggttatTGGGAGACCCACAAGGAAAGACACTTGGTTTAAAACTGAGCAGGAAATGAATTTATCTTGAATTTGTCCTGAATGTTGACTCTGTCCCTCAGTCATGGCACCAGCTTCTCTCCACCAGCTgctcagaggggagggaggatggtggCCGTGCTCCGCCCTCTTTCCCTTCGTCCTCTCATGTCCATCCTCAAAGGAGCCGTGGATCCCCCAATTCCACACTCCCATTGGAAGGTACATTGTACTTTGCTCTTTGCTACTGGGATATCCATCTGATACAAAGAGTTTCTGGGACTGGAAATGGCCAGTACTTCAAACAAACCAATGTCATTTACAGCAAGGCAATTTTTATTCTCTAGTCTAGCAAGTTTGCTTACTTTGATtccaataataatagtaacaataaaacaatttttaaaatcctgcttCTCATTCAATAAGAGAAGACTTTCTTTATTTCATGCCTTTTCAAGTAGAGGGGAGATAATCAACTGATTTGTTTTCAAACATTTCATGCTTTCCTATAGGATGAGGAAAAAGCAAGAGTTCATTGAGTTAATATAACCTAGCATCACCTGGGTTGCTTAAGGTTATAAATGGATATTGGAAAGTAAAATATAAGTTAGAAAATTAGCAATGGAAACGGCTCATCTAAGGATAATTATTCTCGGCTGTCTGAATTGGAGGTGTTCTTAGGCCTTACCAAGTCCCATATGGACACttgctttttattcctttcctttttttattccaGAAGAGAATGAAAGGGCTTCAGAGGAGCAGATACGGGACTATGGCTGAAGGTAAGAAAGCCTCCAAATTCTCAAGAGCTCTAGGCATCAGGGAAGAGTCactgttttctctcctcctctccctcacctcaAACACAGTGACAGAAAAGAAACCCAGTTATTTTCAACTGCAGAAGAAAAAGGCAGCTATCATGTTCTTTATCTTCCCTACCATcatcacacccacacacacccgaGTGTGAAGCTCTCCCCTGTGCCGTGATGTAtgggaaatgaggaaatgaaactTCAAGTCAGAAGTCAGGGGACTTGGAAACGAATTGTGAAAATGATATCCTTCCCTGCCTGCACTCaactgaaaagaggaaaacttCCCCATAGAGATTTAGTAATCATgtttgcaaaacaaaaaagaaaatccagaatacttaagaaaaggaagaacCAACACAGAGTAAAAGGAATAACAATAACAGATTTTAGGAGACTAAAATGAACTTAATTCATTTGCGCTCATAAGAACTCCAGAAATCCTTGGATTCTCACTCTCTTCATCCCTTGAAGATTTTAGCTCTTGATGCAGCGTCACCCTCGACAACACCAGTTTTGTTATAATTTCCCATAATTCTATCAGCCAAATCGGTGATCTTTCCAACACATGTATTTCTAATGGTCTTATCATCTCTTCTTCAGCCACCGATCCAGGGTCATGTATCAGACTCCGTCCTTGACTTTAACGACAAGCCTTCTGTAGGCTCACTTCCGACTCCCCACCCAAAAAGCAGACACTCAGGGACCTTCAGCTGGTCCTCAGTGGGAGGTCACTGGAGCTCTGATATCTGAGACTTCCTTTACCCCCAAGGTTCAGATGAATGTGATTAGCAGTCTGTGTGCCTGGGAATTGGTGGGTGGAGAAGAGGTGATAATAGTTTCTCATTTGTGACTTCTCATCCTCCCCCTCTGTCTAATCTCACATTTATTTAGCATGAAACTGGCCTAAGCACCATCCCTGGAAAAGCACAGGGAccacttttctttctgaaaagctGTGTTTTCCCTGGTCCTCATGAAGTCCTCGGAGCATCCGTCATAGTGTAGCAGTTCTTACTCTTGGCTATGGGTGCAAGTTCGGGCTCCCAGTGTGGGCTTCCTGCCATTCAAGAGTTTCCTAAACTTGTATGCAAAcatttgtatgtatttaaatataactaTTTGGCAGGGAGAGAGGTCCATAGCTTTCATGAGATACCATGAAAGGTCCGTGACCTAAAAATCTTAAGAATCACTAACTTTAcctacaaggacctactgtatagcacagggaactctgctcaatattctgaaatgacctaaatgagaaaagaatttggaaaagaatagatacatgtatatgtataacgtaATCattttgctgaacacctgaagctaacacattgttaatcaactaaactccaagataaaataaaaatttttttaaatcactgactTAGTAAAACAcggaaaactctttttttttttattaggcgGAACAGAACACACGCGGTCTGCAGCCTCGTCCTCACTGCGGATCGTCCTGGCGGGCAAAACAGGCGGCGGGAAAAGCGCCACCGGGAATAGCATCCTCGGCCAGCCAGTGTTTGAGTCCAGGCTGGGGGCCCAGTCGGTGACCAGGAAGTGCCAGGGGGCCACGGGCACGTGGAACGGGAGGAGCATCCTGGTGGTGGACACGCCCCCCATCTTTGAGGCGAGGGCCCAGGACCAGGAGGTGTACGAGAACATCGGGGACTGCTACCTGCTCTCGGCCCCGGGGCCTCACGTGCTGCTGCTGGTGACCCAGCTGGGCCGCTTCACAGAGCAGGATGTGGTGGCCGTGACCAGGGTGAAGGAGGTCTTCGGGGCGAGAGCCCTGAGACACATGGTCATCCTGTTCACCCACAAGGAGGACCTAGCGGACGGATCCTTGCATGACTACGTAGCCAACACAGACAACCTGAGGCTGAGGGGCCTGGTCCGGGAGTGCGGGCAGAGGTACTGCGCCTTCAACAACCGGGCCTCTGGCGACGAGCAGGGGGAGCAGCTGGCCAGGCTGATGGCCGTGGTcgaggggctggagagggagcACCAGGGCGCCTACCTCAGCAACGACCTCTTCTTTGATGCACAGCGGCTCCAGCAGGGCGGGGGCGACCCCCACGGAGAAGGTCACGTGCGCTACCTGGCCAAGGTGCGGTCGCATGTTGCAAAGCAAAAGCAAGACCTGCAAGAGGCCCAGAGAAACTGTGCCTTCAAGGCGCTCCTCGGAGTCAAAAACTGGATCACTTCTCACATCAGAATATTTGCTGT
Coding sequences within it:
- the LOC118900418 gene encoding GTPase IMAP family member 5-like: MWENVVRKMLFSGLKKRMKGLQRSRYGTMAEGGTEHTRSAASSSLRIVLAGKTGGGKSATGNSILGQPVFESRLGAQSVTRKCQGATGTWNGRSILVVDTPPIFEARAQDQEVYENIGDCYLLSAPGPHVLLLVTQLGRFTEQDVVAVTRVKEVFGARALRHMVILFTHKEDLADGSLHDYVANTDNLRLRGLVRECGQRYCAFNNRASGDEQGEQLARLMAVVEGLEREHQGAYLSNDLFFDAQRLQQGGGDPHGEGHVRYLAKVRSHVAKQKQDLQEAQRNCAFKALLGVKNWITSHIRIFAVLVICFLIFLAILISLCSTHEC